One segment of Eulemur rufifrons isolate Redbay chromosome 4, OSU_ERuf_1, whole genome shotgun sequence DNA contains the following:
- the FAM216B gene encoding LOW QUALITY PROTEIN: protein FAM216B (The sequence of the model RefSeq protein was modified relative to this genomic sequence to represent the inferred CDS: deleted 1 base in 1 codon) has product MGENWKRQQKLRNVPQISCIRVPPSASDSSLLKDLTRGQQRYFYSIMRIYNSRPQWEALQTRHIHSLWHQQLLGYITQQEALSYAVVLRDSIKRASTKVASQRTIPRKSSAMPRKCPSALSLSVVLPKVQSTGCRTLRN; this is encoded by the exons atgggagaaaactgGAAGAGACAACAAAAGCTTCGGAATGTTCCACAAATTTCTTGCATTCGAGTCCCTCCCTCCGCCTCTGACAGTTCCTTACTGAAG GACCTGACCCGAGGGCAACAGCGCTACTTTTACAGCATCATGAGGATTTACAACTCCAGGCCCCAGTGGGAGGCCCTGCAGACCCGCCATATTCATAGCCTTTGGCACCAGCAGCTGCTCG GTTACATTACTCAGCAGGAAGCCTTGTCTTATGCTGTTGTACTTAGAGATTCAATCAAGAGAGCCTCAACCAAGGTAGCTTCTCAAAGAACCATTCCCCGGAAATCTTCAGCTATGCCAAGAAAATGTCCTTCAGCACTA TCCCTGTCTGTGGTTCTACCAAAGGTCCAAAGTACAGGGTGCCGAACCCTCAGGAACTGA